In Anaerolineae bacterium, the following are encoded in one genomic region:
- a CDS encoding PDZ domain-containing protein translates to MSKRMQALAIGAVVLLWATAGLALVNRARTETGAAAPKAIAHHDGLPAVAGAAGLGPTPSPLPPDFVQAVDAEYLLISNIYDRVSPSVVNINVAVAVENASAVPSGSGSGFIYDRQGHIVTNSHVVNGASEIEVIFRDGYVANAELVGIDDFSDLAVIRVQVDESRLLPVMMGDSDTLYVGQRVIAIGNPFGLESSLTYGVISALGRTLPSAQLLDPTRQPFNNPSIIQIDAEINPGNSGGPLLDSYGTVIGVNTAIRTETGQFQGVGFAVPASTVQRVVPELIERGRVAYSWLGISSLAVEGGFGLAGLAEPLGLPVTSGVLLQTVTPDSPADRAGLRGGTNNGTMVRGREIYVGGDIIVAINGQYVDDMDDLVSYLVVNTRPGDEVTLTVIRNGNTLEVPVVLGERPE, encoded by the coding sequence ATGAGCAAACGGATGCAGGCGCTGGCCATCGGCGCGGTGGTGCTGCTGTGGGCTACCGCCGGCCTGGCGCTGGTCAACCGCGCCAGGACTGAGACAGGCGCAGCCGCCCCAAAGGCGATCGCCCACCATGACGGGCTGCCCGCTGTTGCCGGGGCTGCCGGTCTGGGACCCACGCCCAGCCCCCTGCCCCCGGATTTCGTGCAGGCCGTTGATGCCGAGTATCTGCTGATCAGCAATATCTACGACCGCGTATCGCCGTCGGTGGTCAATATCAACGTGGCGGTCGCCGTAGAGAACGCCAGTGCAGTGCCATCCGGTAGCGGGTCGGGGTTTATCTATGACCGCCAGGGGCATATCGTCACCAATTCGCATGTCGTGAACGGCGCTTCGGAGATCGAGGTGATCTTCCGTGATGGCTATGTCGCCAACGCCGAACTGGTCGGCATCGACGATTTCAGCGATCTGGCCGTGATCCGCGTGCAGGTGGACGAAAGCCGCCTGCTGCCGGTGATGATGGGCGATTCCGACACCCTCTATGTCGGCCAGCGGGTGATCGCCATCGGCAACCCGTTCGGGCTGGAAAGCTCGCTGACCTACGGCGTGATCAGCGCGCTGGGCCGCACGCTGCCTTCCGCCCAGCTGCTTGACCCCACCCGCCAGCCGTTCAACAACCCGTCGATCATCCAGATCGACGCGGAGATCAACCCCGGCAATTCCGGCGGGCCGCTGCTGGATTCCTACGGTACCGTGATCGGCGTCAACACGGCGATCCGCACGGAAACCGGCCAGTTCCAGGGAGTCGGCTTTGCGGTGCCCGCCAGCACTGTGCAGCGCGTAGTCCCGGAGTTGATTGAGCGCGGGCGGGTGGCTTATTCCTGGCTGGGGATTTCCAGCCTGGCGGTGGAGGGCGGCTTTGGCCTGGCCGGGCTGGCGGAGCCGCTGGGCCTGCCGGTGACCTCCGGCGTGCTATTGCAGACGGTCACGCCCGATTCGCCCGCCGACCGCGCCGGTCTGCGCGGCGGAACCAACAACGGTACGATGGTGCGCGGGCGGGAGATCTACGTCGGCGGCGACATCATCGTGGCCATCAACGGCCAGTACGTGGACGACATGGACGATCTCGTCAGCTATCTGGTGGTTAATACCCGGCCCGGCGACGAGGTGACCCTGACCGTGATCCGCAATGGCAACACCCTGGAAGTCCCGGTGGTGCTGGGGGAGCGCCCGGAATAG
- a CDS encoding helix-turn-helix transcriptional regulator, translated as MPEQSDLDEPRYTISVVARLVALHPQTLRNYEECGLVVPHRSPGNFRLYTERDVQRLHKIVRLTNDLGVNLAGVEIILNLTERLEQLQAEMDDLQARLAALDNRDDSLA; from the coding sequence ATGCCTGAACAATCCGATCTGGATGAGCCTCGCTATACGATCAGTGTAGTGGCGCGGCTGGTGGCGCTGCACCCGCAGACCTTGCGCAATTATGAGGAATGCGGGCTGGTCGTGCCCCACCGCTCGCCCGGCAACTTCCGCCTCTATACCGAGCGCGATGTCCAGCGTCTGCACAAGATCGTCCGCCTGACCAACGATCTGGGCGTCAACCTGGCCGGTGTGGAGATCATCCTCAACCTGACTGAACGGCTGGAACAACTCCAGGCGGAGATGGACGACCTGCAGGCGCGTCTGGCCGCGCTGGACAACCGCGACGATTCATTGGCCTGA
- a CDS encoding J domain-containing protein encodes MTTYKDYYSVLGVSRDATQKDIKRAYRKLARQYHPDVNPGDKKAEERFKEINEAYEVLSDEEKRRQYDQLGAQYQQWQRMGGQGNVPWEDLIRQAGGGSIHYEFDGAESFFDILNSFFGGGLGGRTGQQSRARGTAQGAMMKGRDIEQEITISLEEAYHGTRRDFNRAGRRLSVNIPPGARTGTRVRVSGKGESGYNGGPPGDLYLVVNVQEHPTFKRDGDDLLVELPVDLYTAVLGGEVEVPTLGGKVRLKVPPGTQSGQKFRLAGRGMPRLGASREHGDLYVRILVQVPRSLTREEQELFERLAAMRGS; translated from the coding sequence ATGACCACGTACAAGGATTATTACAGCGTGCTCGGCGTCAGCCGGGACGCCACCCAGAAAGATATCAAGCGAGCCTACCGCAAGCTGGCGCGCCAGTACCACCCGGATGTCAACCCCGGGGATAAGAAGGCTGAGGAACGTTTCAAGGAGATCAACGAGGCCTACGAAGTCCTCAGCGACGAAGAGAAGCGCCGCCAGTACGACCAGCTGGGCGCCCAGTACCAGCAGTGGCAGCGCATGGGCGGCCAGGGCAATGTGCCCTGGGAAGACCTCATACGCCAGGCCGGTGGCGGCAGCATTCATTATGAATTTGACGGCGCGGAAAGCTTCTTCGACATCCTCAACAGCTTCTTTGGCGGCGGGCTGGGGGGCCGCACGGGGCAGCAGAGCCGCGCTCGCGGGACGGCCCAGGGGGCCATGATGAAAGGTCGGGACATCGAACAGGAAATCACCATCAGCCTGGAAGAGGCGTATCATGGCACCCGCCGCGACTTCAACCGCGCCGGACGGCGGCTGAGCGTGAACATCCCGCCGGGGGCACGGACGGGCACGCGGGTGCGCGTCAGCGGCAAGGGCGAATCCGGCTACAATGGCGGCCCGCCTGGTGACCTGTACCTGGTGGTCAACGTCCAGGAACATCCGACCTTCAAGCGCGACGGCGATGACCTGCTGGTGGAACTGCCGGTCGACCTGTATACAGCTGTCCTGGGCGGCGAAGTGGAAGTGCCCACCCTGGGCGGCAAAGTGCGCCTGAAGGTGCCGCCCGGTACGCAGTCCGGCCAGAAGTTCCGCCTGGCCGGGCGGGGGATGCCCCGGCTTGGGGCCAGCCGCGAGCATGGCGACCTGTACGTGCGCATCCTCGTTCAGGTGCCGCGCAGCCTGACCCGTGAGGAGCAGGAGCTGTTTGAGCGACTGGCCGCCATGCGCGGCTCCTAG